CGAAGACGGCCCGCGCCTGTTCTTCGCGGCCCAGGGTGAGGTCGTCGGCACGGATGTCGCCGAGCAGGCAATAGCGCGCGTCTTCGGTGTCGTACCAGTTGCCGACCTTGCGGTCGCCGTCCATGACGGGATGGAGATCGGTGCCGGAAAGGGCGATGAACTGGGTTCCGGTGATGGTCGAACCCGAGCAGGCATCGCCATGCAGAAGGGTGAGGGGCCAGTCGAGCTGCTTGATGGCGGAGACGGCCTGCGGATAGAACTGCCGCCCGCCAAACAGGTATTGGAACGCGATTTTTGCACCGCGTTCGGCCATCTCGGCCGAAACCCGGTCAAACACATCGTGCATGTTTTCTTCGGTGGTGTTCGCCGTGGTGAAGTAGGCCTTTACGCCATCGTGGGGGAATTCCACGATCTGCATGGTGTCGGTCGGATTGATGATTGATTCTTCCATATTCAGTGTGTCTTTCATTTGCCCGGTCTTTTGGAAGGGCACTTTTGATGTTCTAGTAGCAGTTAACATACCAGACTCCTTTCGTTTTATGCCGCCTCCCGCAACGGACTTCAACCATGAGACGCTTCGCATATGTGCCGTTGGACAGAAAGAAAACCCAATGTCTGCATTTCCGGGCCGACCGTGTCAGAAGAGGAGGGGGCCATCCGTCCCCTATTATGGATCAGGTGGATTTGCTTAGGAGGAAGATGAAGATTTTGATGGGTTTGGCTGTGGTTTTATTGGGCGGTGCGGCGATGGCTGCGGATGTGTTGGTTGAGGTGGAAACCTTTGCCGAAAAGGGGGGGTGGGTGGTGGATCAGCAGTTCACCCATACCATGGGCTCCCCCTATTTGCTGGCGCATGGCATGGGCAAACCGGTTGCCGATGCCCGGGGAAGAGCGACGTTCCCTGCTGCCGGAACCTACCGGGTCTGGGTGCGCACCCGGAACTGGGTGCCCGGCGATTGGCCGGCCCCGGGGCGCTTCAAGGTGAAGGTCGGCGACCGCCTGCTTCCCGCCGAATTCGGCACCCGCACGGGCTGGGGATGGCAGGACGGCGGAACGGTCGAACTCCCCGGCGGGGACGTGGAGCTTCGTCTGGTGGATCTAACCGGCTTCGAGGGGCGCTGCGATGCCATCCTGTTTTCGACCGATCTTGAAACGGCGCCTTCCGATACGCTGGAAAGACCCGGGCCGGAACCCGCCCCGGCCGGTAGGTTTGACGTGGTGGTGGTCGGCGGCGGCATTGCCGGTTGCGGCGCCGCCCTGGCCGCCGAGCGCCAAGGGCTCAAGGTGGCGCTGATCCACGACCGTCCCCGTTTGGGCGGGAATGCCAGCGACGAAGTGCGGGTGCATACCCTCGGGATTCATGGGAAGGGCGAAGCGATTCTTTCCGGGATTGATTCCGAGCATTGGAAAAACGGGTCTGCCGAAGCCATTCAGGACACGGAAAAAAGGCACCGTACGCTCGATGCCAGCGACGTTAGGCAATTCCTCTGTTGGCGGGCCTACGGTGTGCAAATGAATGGGCACCGCATCAAAAGCGTCGATGCGCGGCATATTGAAAGCGGAGCGGCACTGCGGTTCGAAGCCCCCGTCTTCATCGATTGCACGGGCGACGGCTGGATTGGTTTCTGGGCCGGCGCCGATTTCCGCTACGGCCGGGAAAGCCGGAACGAATTTGACGAGGGCTGGGAGAAGCATGGCGACTTGTGGTCGCCCGAAACGCCCGACAACCGGGTGATGGGGGCCTCGGTGCTCTGGAATTCGCACCGGCTCGAAAAGCCGTCGTCGTTTCCCGAGGTGCCGTGGGCGATGGATGTGGCGAAGGACCATGCCGCCATCAACGGCGAATGGCAGTGGGAGTTTTCGCATAACGACCTGCACCAGATCAACGATGCCGAGGAGATCCGCGACCACCTGTTCCGCGCCATCTACGGCTCGTTCAGCAACGCCAAGAAAAATCCCGAAAACGCCACCGTGGAACTCAAATGGGTGGCGCACATTGCCGGCAAGCGCGAATCGCGCCGCCTGGTGGGCGACTATGTCTACACGATGAAGGATGTGACCGAAAAGCGGACGTTCCCCGATACGGTCGTTACGGAAAAGCGCGCCATCGACGTCCACTACCAGGAAAAGCTCAAGGGCAAGCCGGTGGATTTCCTCTCCGAGGCGCTCTTCCTGCGCAAAGGCGAATACCGTATTCCGTTCCGCTGCCTCTATTCCCGCAACATCGAAAACCTGATGATGGCCGGGCGCTGCTTCAGCTGTTCGCATGTCGGGCTGGGCGGCCCGCGCGTCATGAACACCACCGGGCAAATGGGCATTGCCACCGGCAACGCCGCCGCGCTCTGCATCGAGCACAACACCACCCCGCGCGGCGTCTACGAAAACCACCTCGCCGAGCTGCGGCGTCTCTGCGGATACTAGCCGGTGCTTCGACGGCCGGACCTTGGAAATTCCGTGCATCGGAAGTGTTGATCTATTCCTGTTGGATCAGCATTATCTCCGCAATATGGAGAAAGAACCTGCAACGGGCAACGAATGGGAGCGAGTGGGATGACGGGATTGGACTGGGGAGTAATCGGAATCTATTTTGCCGCGCTGATTGGCGTGGTGTGGTGGTCTTCACGCAAGCAGGATACGTCGGCGGACTATTTCCTGGCGGGGCGCAACATTGGCTGGTTTGCCATCGGCAGCTCGCTGTTCGCCTCGAACATCGGTTCGGAGCACATTGTCGGCCTCGCCGGTTCCGGCGCTTCGACCGGCATGGCGATGGCGCACTGGGAAATGCATGCGTGGGTCATGCTGCTGCTCGGTTGGGTCTTTGTTCCGTTCTACTACCGCGCCAACGTCTTCACGATGCCGGAGTTCCTTGAAAAGCGCTTCAATGCGAAGGTGCGTTGGATTCTCTCGGTCGTGTCGCTCGTTGCCTACGTGTTCACCAAGGTGTCCGTCACGGTCTATGCCGGGGCGCTGGTGTTCCAGACCCTGCTGCCCGAAATGCAGCTGACGCTCTTCGGCCAGGTGTGGGGCCCGTTCTGGATCGGTGCCTTCGCGACCGTGGTGCTGACCGGCATCTACACCATCTTCGGCGGCTTGCGCGCCGTGCTCTACACCGACACCGCCCAGGCCATCATCCTGCTGATCGGTTCCTTCTTCATCACCTTCTTCGGCCTCAAGGCCCTGGGCGGCTGGGGCGAGCTGCGCGCGGTTTGCGGCGAACGCGCCACCGAGCTCGCCTTGTGGCGCCCGATGGTCCAGGCCGGGTCGGAGCTGCCCTGGTGGAAAAACGGCGACTTCCCGTGGCTCGGCATCATGCTGGCATCGCCGATCATCGGCATCTGGTATTGGTGTACCGACCAATACATCGTCCAGCGCACGCTCGCCGCCAAGAACCTCACCATGGCGCGGCGCGGCGCCATCTGGGGCGCGTTCCTCAAGGTGTGGCCGGTCATGATTTTCCTCGTCCCCGGCATGATTGGCTGGGCGCTGCACCAGAAGGGCATCATCGCCATCCCCGCCAAGTTGGTGAACGGGGTGGAGGTGGCCCCGATCGACGGCGACCAGGTCTTTGCAACCATGGTGATGAACATGCTGCCGACCGGCCTGCGCGGCCTGGTGGTCGGCGGCCTGCTGGCGGCCCTGATGAGCTCGCTCTCCTCGCTGTTCAACTCCTGCGCCTCGCTCTTCACGGTCGACATCTATGAAAAGCTGCGGCCGAACCAGTCCGAAAAACACCTCGTGACGGTTGGCCGCTTCGCGACCTCGATCATCGTGCTGTTGGGCATGGCCTGGATTCCGGTCATGTACAAGGTGGCCGGCGGCGGGCTCTATCAATATTTGCAAAGCGTGCAGGGCTATCTCGCCCCGCCGATCACTGCCGTCTTCCTGCTCGGCCTCTTCTGGAAGCGCATCAACGCGCAGGGCGCCATGTGGGGCTTGCTGGTCGGCTTCCTGCTCGGCATGGCCAAGCTCACCATCCAGGCCAAGTTCGGAACGCTCGATCCAACCAAGGTGGCCGATCCCGCCTTCCTCGCCGCCATCGGCGACTTCAATTTCCTCTATGCCTCCGGTGTGCTGTTCCTCATCAGCATCGCGGTCGTGATCGGCGTCTCGTTCGCCCATCCCGCCCAGGACGAAGCATCCATTGCCGGGCTCACCTACGCCTCGCTCGACAAGAAGGAGGTCCGCGCCTCGGTCGAACGGTTCGATATCGTCCTGACGGCGGTTGCCGTTGTCCTGATCGTCGGCATGTATCTCTACTTCAGCTTCTGGCTGAATTAGGGGGCAGCATCGGGGAGTTTGTTTTTTTTGTCACCCCCCGCGCCGATCGGGCGTTTAGGGGGGTGGTATGAATTCTAATGAAAAAATTGCTGATTTGTTTCGGTGGGGGGATTGTTCCGCCCGCCATCAATATTTTTCAGCGGAAGGGACTACCAAGATGAAACGAATGTTTTCCGTTTTTTTGCTGGCCGCGATAACCTGCGTGGGCCAACCCAACATCGTCTACTTCAATGCCGACGATCTCGGCGTGATGGATGTGGGGTTCAACTCGGAGCGTTACCACACGCCCAACATTGACCGCCTCCGGGCGGAAGGCATGCTGTTCACCGAGGCCTATGCGCCGGCGGCCAACTGCGCCCCCAGCCGGGTCTGTGTGTTCAGCGGCCAGTATGGCCCGCGCCACGGCGTCTACACGGTGGGCAATTCCGACCGCGGCAGCGCAAAGCACCGCAAAATCGTTCCGGTGGAAAACCGCCTATTCCTTCCCCCGCATAACCTGGCCATCCCGCAGGCGCTGAAGGCGGCGGGCTATAGGTCGATCCATCTCGGGAAGTGGCATGTGAGCAAGGACCCCTTGGAGCAGGGGTTCGATGTGAACATTGGCGGGGGCAAGGAAGGCGGGCCATCGGGCGGCGGATATTTTTCGCCCTTCCAAAGCGGGCCGATGCAACCGTTCAGCGACCTCTACCCCAAGGGCACGCACCGGGTGGACATTTTCGCGGACCAGGCGATCCGGTTCATGCGCGAAAACAAGGAGGGCCCCTTCTTCCTGCACATGGCCTATTATTCCGTCCACTCGAAACTGGAGGCGGTGCCGGAGTTCATCGAAAAGTATCGGGGCAAGGAGGTGGATGCCGTCTATGCCTCGATGATCGAGAAGATGGATCAGGGCATCGGCCGAATCCTGGATGAGCTGGAGGCGCTGGGGCTGAAGGAAAACACGCTGGTGCTGTTCTGTTCCGATAACGGCGGCATCTGCAAGACCTCCAGCCAGCAGCCCTTCCGCGCGGGCAAAGGGTCCTATTTCGAAGGCGGCACCCGCGAGCCGCTGGTGGTGCGCTGGCCGGGAAAGGTGAAGCCGAATTCGACCTGCCAGGTTCCCGTCATTGGAATTGATTTCTATCCCACCTTCCTCGACGCCGCCGGGCTGCCGGCGCCGGAGGGCAAGCAGCTCGACGGCGTGAGCCTTGTACCGCTCCTGACCGGCGCCGCTCCGATTCCGGAGCGCACCCTGTTTTGGCATTTCCCGGTCTACCTCCAGAAATACAGCGGCGTTGACGATGAGTCGCACGATCCCCTGTTCCGCACGCGGCCGGGCTCCTCGCTTCGGCAGGGCAAATGGAAGCTGCATGAATATTTCGAGGACGGCCGCATTGAACTCTACGATCTTGAAGCCGATGTCGGGGAACGGAAAAATATCGCGGCGAGCCATCCGGAAAAGGTGGCGGAGCTGCACCGTTTGCTGAAGGAGTGGCGCAACGAAACGAACGCGCCGGAACCGACCGGCCCGAACCCGGGCTACGACGCGAAGGCCGAGGCCGCCGCGATCCAGAAGGAACGGAAGAAGGCATGATGAAAACAAGCAATAGGAGATGCCATGTTTAAACATATACTCGCCGCGCTGCTTCTTGGCGCGGCGGCAAGGGCGGAAAAGCCCAACCTGATCTATATTCTGGCCGACGATCTCGGCTACGGCGACTTGAGCTGCCTCGGGCAGGAGCATTTCAAGACGCCGCACATCGATGCGCTCAAGGCGAAGGGCATGTTTTTCGAGAACCACTATTCGGGCAGCACGGTCTGCGCACCGTCGCGCTCGGCGCTGCTGACCGGCCAGCACACCGGGCACACCTTCGTTCGCGGCAACAAGGAAATCATGCCGGAAGGGCAGCACCCGATTCCCGCGGAGGTCGTGCTGCTGCCGGAAATGCTCAAGGACGCCGGCTATGTGAGCGGCGCGTTCGGCAAGTGGGGGCTGGGCTATCCCGGTTCCGAAGGCGATCCCCTCAAGCAGGGCTTCGATGTCTTCTACGGCTACAACTGCCAGCGCCTCGGCCACCACTACTATCCGTACCACCTCTGGGACCAGGATCAAAAGGTGATCCTCGAGGGGAACGCCGGAACCGCCAAGGGCGAATACGGCCCGGAGCTGATCCACGCGCGAACGCTGCAGTTTATCGAGGACAACAAGGATAAACCGTTCTTCGCCTATGTGGCCTCCATCATCCCCCACGCCGAACTGGTGGCGCCGTCGGCATACATGCAGCAGTTCCGCGGCAGGTTCGAGGAACCCAAGCCGTTCGAAGGGTGCGACGAAGGGCCGGAGCTGCGCCTCGGCCGCTACCAGTCGCAGGCCGAGCCGCGCGCGGCCTTCGCGGCGATGATCACGCTGCTCGACGACCAGGTGGGCGAGATTGTGGCCCTGACCGAAAAGCTGGGCATCGCCGACAACACCCTGATTATTTTCACCTCCGACAACGGCGCACACCAGGAGGGCGGGGCGGACCCCGCGTTCTTCAACAGCAACGGGCCGTTCCGCGGCCATAAGCGCGACCTGTTCGATGGCGGCGTGCATGTGCCCATGATGGCCTACTGGCCGGGAAAAATCCCCGCCGGAAGCACCTCGGGGCACATCTCCGCCTTCTGGGACATGGTGCCCACCTTCACCGAGCTCGCCGGCGTGCCAACGCCGGAAAACACCGACGGCATTTCCATGGTGCCTTCCCTGTTCGGCAAGGGCGACCAGCCGGAGCATAAATATCTCTATTGGGAGTTCCATGAAAAGGGCGGACGCATCGCCGTGCGCATGGGCAAGTGGAAAGGGGTGCGCTACAACGTGCTCAAGAATCCGAACGAGCCGATGAAGCTGTTCGACCTGTCGGCCGACCCCGGCGAACAGACGAATGTGGCCGACGGGCACCCGGAAACCGTTGAGCAAATCATGGCCATCATGAAAAACGCCCGCACCCATTCCGACATCTTCACCTTCGGGCAAAAGCAATTCAAAGGAGAATAGCATGCTGAAAACCACCACCTTGTTTCTATGGGCGGCCATCGCCGCAACGTCCCTCGGCTTCCAGAACGATTGGGAAAACGAACGGATGATTGAAAAGGGCAAGATGCCCACGCGCGCAACTTCGTATTCCTACCAATCGGTGGCGGATGCGCTCGGTGGCGACCGTTCGCTCGCCCGGTTGAAGTCGCTCGACGGCGAGTGGAAATTCAACTTCACCCCCGATTCCAAGGACCGGCCGTTGGATTTCTTCCAGGCCGGCTTCAATGCCGCGGGCTGGGGAACCATCCCGGTTCCTTCGAGCTGGGAGATGAAAGGCCACGGCCAACCCATCTACACCAACTCCAAATACCCGTTCACGGCGAACGAGCCGTTCATCGACCGCACGAATCCCGTTGGCTCCTACCTCCGCGACTTCGAAGTTCCCGCCGACTGGAAAGACCAGCGGATCATCCTCCATTTCGGTGGCGTCTCTTCGGCCTTCTACGTTTGGCTGAACGGCGAACTGGTTGGCTACAGCCAGGGCAGCCGCCTCCCGGCGGAGTTCGATGTCACCCAGCAGCTCAAGGCCGGCAAGAACCGCCTGGCGGTGCAGGTGTTCCGCTGGTCGGACGGCTCCTACCTCGAAGACCAGGACATGTGGCGCCTGAGCGGTATCCACCGCGAAGTGCTGCTGCTGGCGCAACCGAAAATCGCGTTGAACGATTTCTTCGTCAAGGCCTCCGCCGACGGGCGGCTGCAGGTGCGCCCGCGCATCCTCTCGGATGCGTTGAACAATTCCAAGGGCTGGAACCTTTCCGCGCAGTTGTACGATGCCGACGGCAACGCCGTGCTCGGAAAACCGATGCAGCACGGCCTGCATAAGATCCTGAACGAATCCTATCCGCAGCGCGACAACGTGCCGTTCGGCCTGCTGGAGGCCCAGGTTTCCAATCCGCGCCTCTGGTCGGCGGAGGACCCCTATCTCTACACCCTCGTCTTCAACGTAACGGGCAATGGGGGCGAACTGATGGAGGTGCGTAGCTGCAGGGTCGGTTTCCGCACCATCACAATCAGCAACAAGGCCGAAGTGCTGGTGAACGGCGTGCCGGTCAAGATGATGGGCGTCAACCGCCACGACCACGACCATATCGAGGGCAAGGCGCTGACCCGCGAGGACATCCGCAAGGACGTCGAGCTGATGAAGCAGTTCAACTTCAATGCCGTGCGCACCTCGCACTACCCGAACGATCCCTATTTCTACGACCTGTGCGATGAATACGGAATCTACGTCATGGACGAGGCCAACATTGAATCGCACGATGTCCGCGGGCAGCTGGTCAACCGCGCCTCCTGGCACTATGCCGTCAACGACCGCGTCCTGCGCATGGTCGAGCGCGACAAGAACCACCCGAGCATCGTCTCGTGGTCGCTCGGCAACGAGTCGGGCTATGGCCCCATCCACGCCGCCGCCGCAGGCTGGATCAAGGATTACGACCCGACCCGCTTCATCCACTACGAAGGTGCGCAGGGCGATCCGAATTTGCCCGGCTACGATCCGAAGATGGCGATGATGGCGGGGCAGACGCATCCGCTGCTGGCCAATCCCGACGATCCTCCCTGTGTCGATTGCGTCAGCCGCATGTATCCCTCCGTCGCCCAGTTGAAGGCTCTCGCCGAAGCGGAGCATATCAAGCGCCCGGTCGTCATGTGCGAATATGCCCACGCCATGGGCAACTCGCTCGGCAACATGACCGACTATTGGGACCTGATCCGCTCCAAGCCCAACCTGATGGGCGGCTATATCTGGGACTGGATCGACCAGGGCGTCCTGGCCAAAAACAAGGACGGGGTCGAATACTATGCCTACGGCGGCGACTTCGGCGACAAACCCAACAGCGCGAACTTCTGCATGAACGGCGTCATCAACTCCGACCGTACGCCGGGGCCGAAAACGTGGGAATGCAAATATATCTTCCAGCCGGTCGTTTTCGAGGCCGTTGACCTGAAGGCCGGCAAGGTCAAGATCGCCAACCGCTTCAATTTCGCCAACCTGAAAAACTATTCCATCCGCTGGAGCCTCTCCGAGGAAGGAACGGTTGTTCAGGATGGCAAGCTGGATGCCATCGATCTGCCCGCCGGTCAAAGCCGCGAAATCAAGGTTCCGTTCAAACCAACTCAGTCCGGCAAGGAGGTCTGGTTGCGCCTGGGCGTGCACGAAACCACGGCCAAGCCCTGGTGCAAGGCCGGCTTCGAAATCGCCAAGGAGCAGTTCCTGGTGAAGGGTGGCGATGGCTCACCGAGCCGTCCGTCGTCCGGTGCAAAACTGGTGGCCAAGGACGGTGCGAAGGCGGTCGTCTTCAACGGCAAGGGCTTCTCGGCCTCGGTGGACAAGGCCAGCGGTGAACTCGTCAGCTATGCGGTCAAGGGCGAAGAGTGGATCAAGAGTCCGCTGCGCCCCGCCTTCTGGCGCCCGCAGACCGACAACGACGCGCGGGGCGGAAGCACCCATAAGCGCATGACGCATTGGAAGGATATCGACGGCAAGCTGGCCACGGAGTCGGTTAAGCTGGAAAAGCCGAACCGGGTGGTTGTGAAAAAGACGGCGGAGAAAACCGACCTAACCATCACCTACACCTTCGGGGACAACGGGGTCGTGGAAGTGGCAGCGGAACTCGACGCCGATCCTTCGTTGCCGCCGATGCCGCGCCTCGGGTTCTCCATGGGGATTTCCGGTGGATTCGGGCAGACCCGCTATTTCGGCAAGGGGCCGTGGGAAAACTATTGCGACCGCAATGCCGCAGCGGAGGTGGGCCTGTACGAAAGCCCGACCGCCAACCTGTATTATGAATATGCCAAGCCGCAGGAAAACGGCCACCGCACCCAAACGCGCTGGATCGAGCTGGCGGGCAACGCCGGCAAAATGCGGGTCGATGGCGCCGAGCCCTTCGGCTTCTCCATCTGGCCCTGGTCGTTCGAAAACCTGTCTGCCGCGAAGCATACCTACGACCTCGTCGACCAAGGGTTCTTCACCCTCAACATCGACCACCGGCACATGGGCGTCGGCGGAACCGACTCGTGGACCATCAAGGCCCTCCCGATGGAGCACTACCAGGTTCCGGCAGGGCATTACGTCTGGGCATTCACGTTGTCGCCTTCCGAATAAAGCATCATCGATAACGCACGCGTTGTCATACCAAATTAAACTTTTACCACAGAGGGCACTGAGGCACAGAGGAGCGGGATTGCTATGGTTCTCTGTGTCTCGGTGCCCTCTGTGGTGAGACCATTCAAACTAAGTTCCTATCAGTAGGGCCAGACCCACCCACGGGTCTGGCCTTTTGCGTCTCTTCCTGAAACGGAAATGAACCAACCGCAAATCAACGCCAATAGACGCGAATGGCCAATGATGACGGGCGCTTTGCTTGAGCGGTAGGATTTATTGGGAAAATTGTCCTAAAGGTCTTTGATTAATCCTATGCGCTTATTTTAGCTGGATAGTTTTTGAAATAGGTTTCGTCGGGATGCTCTGTTCGTTTCAATGGTTTTGCATTGGGTATTCATTCGCAAACTCAAAGCACTATAGGTGAATGCCGAAATGCAGACCTATCATGTGATGCGATTCCTCGCTGGTTTTTGAATAGCCGACGACCGGGCCGAGGTCATACTTCCCCACCTCGAATAGGTAGGCCGCTTCAAGATGCGTTGTATACTCGGTTTCCATACTGCCCTCATGTTCAGCCCACAGCACACCTGGAGCAACAGACAGCATCAGACCACGCCAGGGATAAACCGCAATCGGCACCATGGCGGCATAGTGTTGTTCTTCGGCGGCGATATATTCTGCGCCCAGACCGATCGCCAATTTATTCCACACACCCTCGCTTCCCAGCCGCTTCATCACATGGCCGTGAAATCCGGCAGCGTCTTCGCCTTCTTCCTTGAGGTGCACAAAGCCGACCGAAAGGCCAATTTCCAGCCCGCTTGTATCATGGCCGTGATCGTCATGGTCATGGACTTGCTGTGAAAAACAGGACGGACTCGCCCAAAACCCGCAAATTATTAAACAAACCGCGACCGGAAAAACCTTTATCTTCAACATCAGAACTCCCTTGATTATCTATTGCAAAACCTCAATGGCGGCGAACCATCCATGCTGGAGCACCGTTTGACAATTTATTTTTCCGACTAATAGAAGCAGAATATCTGATTGAGGCGGGTCATTTAATATGAGGCAACTCGGCAACTCGCAACCACTCATTTTCGAAATAGAGAACTTGTCATATTGTTTTACTCATGAAATACTTCGACCCGATTTTTTTTTTGAACTGAGATGACTATTCCGAGGCAAACTTCAAATAAAGCTCCGGCCACAATATTAACACTGTGGTTATGTTTGATATTTGCAATTTCGGGCATGGCGGAGTTTTTGCCGCATGCGGGACATCACCATCATCACCACGATGACCACTTTGAAGGCATAGCCCTGGATCACAGTGATCACGAACACCACTCTGGCGAAGTACATGGCGCAGATGTCCCTCATCCTATAAAACCCTGCTGTTTGAGCGGGAATCAGTTTCCTCCGTCGTCAAAACCCGCTTCTTTTTGTTCTGTCCACAGCCCTAACAGCTCAAAAACCTTAGCCGCTTATGGTCTGGCAGCAAATTGCATCTCGGGGGTACCTCCTCCTAAACTTGATGTAATCTCAGCTTATGCAAATTCATGCCGCCTGCTGGGCACCTTAGTGCGTCCGGACAGGACAGTTGTGCTCCTGATTTGATACGGATCTGATATCGTATCTTTTCCTAGTGCCATGGAGTTTATAACCCCATTCGGCATATCTTAAAATTTCTACCACAGGAGCACTTCATATGTGTGGTAAGTACATCTCTTTAGTTTCATCTCTTATAATTTCACAGGTCATTTGTTCCTGTTCAACAAGCACAGCGATAAAACCAACAGTGGCAATCCAAACAGAATCCAGTCGAACGGCAGGATTCTACAATGTTACGGCCAGCCGGGAGCCAGACGGCCTCCGTATCACCGGCAAACTTCATCGGAAATCTTTTCCAAAAAGTCAAAGTACTGGACACGTGGATGTTCACATTCTTGATGGCTCAGGAAAGACTCTGCAAATCGTCCACGTTAAACCTACCCCCGGGATGTTTTTCCGACGCTCCGTCGTGAAACCCCGTTTTTCGGCGTTAGTGCCGGTTGAGCCGGGTAGCGAGTTGACCGTGGAAGTCAAACATCATGCTGCATCGATTTCCGTTCATAAGCCGAATGGTTTTGATGCGACTTGACGAAGTTACTTTCGCTATCGCCCTGTGGTTTGCAGACCATGTGGCATCTTCCATCACCATCTAACTATCCAAGGAGCCCTTTATGGACCGGAGAGTTATTCTTTTAAGCTTAGTCATACCTTTATTCTTAGGGGGGTGCGTCAGTACGGAGCAGGTCAAAACGCCTCCGCCACGCCCTCTCGCAGCAAAATACGAGTTTACAGAACAAGAGGCTGAAGAGCCGGGTGGTCAATCCAAACCTCTTGCCGACCCGACAGGTGTTTTAACGCTTCAGGAGTCGCTGGCTTCTGCCCTTCTGCATAATCCCGAGCTTCGTGCTTTCTCATACGATATTCGAGTGGCGGAAGCACAGGCATTGCAGGCTGGGTTGTGGTCTAATCCGGAAATCACGGTTCTTGTGGATGAGTACAACCGCGACGGGGCCGGGTTCGACTCTGCGGAGACGTCTATCCTGTTGAGCCAGCAGTTTGAGCTCGGTGGCCAGCGCCGCAAGCGATCCCGGGTGGCGGCTATACAGGGTGAAATCGCCGGATGGGACTATGAGCGAAAGCGGTTGGATGTCTTCACCGAAACCACTCTGGCTTTTATTGATGTTTTGGCGGCCACACGCCGCCTGGAGATTGCAGAGACGCTGGTTGCGTTGGCGGTGAAGAGCAATGAAGCCGTTGTCGAACGGGTAAATGTTGGAAAAGAAGTGCCGTTGCAGGCGACAAAAACCACAGCCGAAGTTGAATTTGCCCGCTTAAAAAAGATGGAAGCCGAGAGTGAGCTGGAGACCGCCCGAAAAGGACTGGCATCTAAGTGGGGAGCTGATACGGCCCGGTTTCAGAGTTTGTCCGGAAACCTTGATCGTGTGTTGAAATCCATTCCCGAGCGGGAGCAACTGGAACAACAGCTTGCAAGCAATCCCGAGCTCGAGCGATACAACGCTGAACTGCGCCTGAAAAACGCCTCTCTCTCTCTGGAAAATTCAAGAAAAGTTCCGGATATAGAGGCTGCTATTGGTGTGAAACGTTTCGAATCGGATGGGACGGA
This DNA window, taken from Pontiella desulfatans, encodes the following:
- a CDS encoding glycoside hydrolase family 2 TIM barrel-domain containing protein, producing MLKTTTLFLWAAIAATSLGFQNDWENERMIEKGKMPTRATSYSYQSVADALGGDRSLARLKSLDGEWKFNFTPDSKDRPLDFFQAGFNAAGWGTIPVPSSWEMKGHGQPIYTNSKYPFTANEPFIDRTNPVGSYLRDFEVPADWKDQRIILHFGGVSSAFYVWLNGELVGYSQGSRLPAEFDVTQQLKAGKNRLAVQVFRWSDGSYLEDQDMWRLSGIHREVLLLAQPKIALNDFFVKASADGRLQVRPRILSDALNNSKGWNLSAQLYDADGNAVLGKPMQHGLHKILNESYPQRDNVPFGLLEAQVSNPRLWSAEDPYLYTLVFNVTGNGGELMEVRSCRVGFRTITISNKAEVLVNGVPVKMMGVNRHDHDHIEGKALTREDIRKDVELMKQFNFNAVRTSHYPNDPYFYDLCDEYGIYVMDEANIESHDVRGQLVNRASWHYAVNDRVLRMVERDKNHPSIVSWSLGNESGYGPIHAAAAGWIKDYDPTRFIHYEGAQGDPNLPGYDPKMAMMAGQTHPLLANPDDPPCVDCVSRMYPSVAQLKALAEAEHIKRPVVMCEYAHAMGNSLGNMTDYWDLIRSKPNLMGGYIWDWIDQGVLAKNKDGVEYYAYGGDFGDKPNSANFCMNGVINSDRTPGPKTWECKYIFQPVVFEAVDLKAGKVKIANRFNFANLKNYSIRWSLSEEGTVVQDGKLDAIDLPAGQSREIKVPFKPTQSGKEVWLRLGVHETTAKPWCKAGFEIAKEQFLVKGGDGSPSRPSSGAKLVAKDGAKAVVFNGKGFSASVDKASGELVSYAVKGEEWIKSPLRPAFWRPQTDNDARGGSTHKRMTHWKDIDGKLATESVKLEKPNRVVVKKTAEKTDLTITYTFGDNGVVEVAAELDADPSLPPMPRLGFSMGISGGFGQTRYFGKGPWENYCDRNAAAEVGLYESPTANLYYEYAKPQENGHRTQTRWIELAGNAGKMRVDGAEPFGFSIWPWSFENLSAAKHTYDLVDQGFFTLNIDHRHMGVGGTDSWTIKALPMEHYQVPAGHYVWAFTLSPSE
- a CDS encoding TolC family protein — encoded protein: MDRRVILLSLVIPLFLGGCVSTEQVKTPPPRPLAAKYEFTEQEAEEPGGQSKPLADPTGVLTLQESLASALLHNPELRAFSYDIRVAEAQALQAGLWSNPEITVLVDEYNRDGAGFDSAETSILLSQQFELGGQRRKRSRVAAIQGEIAGWDYERKRLDVFTETTLAFIDVLAATRRLEIAETLVALAVKSNEAVVERVNVGKEVPLQATKTTAEVEFARLKKMEAESELETARKGLASKWGADTARFQSLSGNLDRVLKSIPEREQLEQQLASNPELERYNAELRLKNASLSLENSRKVPDIEAAIGVKRFESDGTDALSFGIGVPLPLFNRNQGNIAASNYELAKAEAGQISAKNKLIVELDRQYGELSRAHRRVLILRSKMIPAMEEAYTMAHEGYQEGKFDVLDMLDAQRSLMKSKGDLIDALADYHTSVAAIQRIIGINLEDLTEKDLENVE